One stretch of Candidatus Omnitrophota bacterium DNA includes these proteins:
- a CDS encoding phosphoglycerate kinase: MAKITIKDLDLKNKTVLMRADFNVPQDAELKITDDTRIKATIPTIKYILQNGAKKLVLMSHLGRPDGKVVAKYSLKPVADRLKDLLGEPVKFINECVGDAVKKEIDAAKERIILLENLRFHAEEEANDANFAKQLASLGDVYVNDAFGTAHRAHASTEGVAHYLKAAAGFLLEKEIKYLGDATQNPAHPYVAILGGAKVSDKIGMIENLLPKCDAIIIGGGMAYTFLKAQGKPIGNSKLEKDKIDLAKSILAKADSLKKKILLPIDNLVVETVDANAKSEIVGENIPDGKIAVDIGPKTIVLFESELKNAKTIVWNGPLGIFEMDAFSKGTAEVAKFIATLKCTSIIGGGDTAAAVAKFKVDDKMSHVSTGGGASLEFLEGKVLPGVAALTEK, from the coding sequence ATGGCAAAAATCACGATTAAAGATTTAGACTTAAAGAATAAAACTGTTTTAATGCGTGCTGATTTTAATGTCCCGCAAGATGCTGAGTTAAAGATTACCGATGATACAAGAATTAAAGCCACAATTCCAACCATAAAATACATTTTACAAAATGGAGCAAAAAAATTAGTTTTAATGAGTCATTTAGGCAGGCCGGATGGCAAAGTTGTTGCAAAATACAGCCTTAAGCCGGTTGCTGACAGGTTAAAGGATTTATTGGGTGAACCGGTTAAATTTATTAATGAATGTGTTGGCGATGCAGTTAAAAAAGAAATTGATGCTGCTAAAGAGAGAATTATCCTTTTAGAGAATTTAAGATTTCACGCTGAAGAAGAAGCTAACGATGCGAATTTTGCCAAACAGCTGGCAAGCTTAGGAGATGTTTATGTTAATGATGCTTTTGGGACTGCACACCGCGCCCATGCCTCAACTGAGGGTGTTGCTCATTACTTGAAGGCTGCCGCAGGTTTTCTTTTAGAGAAGGAAATTAAATATTTAGGAGATGCCACACAGAATCCAGCCCATCCGTATGTAGCAATTTTAGGTGGAGCTAAAGTTTCGGATAAAATAGGAATGATTGAGAATTTATTGCCAAAATGTGATGCGATTATTATCGGCGGCGGTATGGCATATACTTTCTTAAAAGCCCAGGGTAAACCGATAGGAAATTCAAAATTAGAGAAAGATAAGATTGATTTAGCAAAATCAATTCTTGCAAAAGCAGATTCATTAAAGAAGAAGATTTTGTTACCCATAGATAACTTGGTTGTTGAAACTGTTGATGCTAATGCGAAGTCTGAAATTGTAGGCGAGAATATTCCTGATGGTAAAATCGCTGTTGATATTGGCCCAAAGACAATTGTATTATTTGAATCTGAGCTAAAGAATGCAAAAACAATAGTTTGGAATGGCCCGTTAGGAATCTTTGAAATGGATGCTTTTAGTAAAGGGACAGCGGAAGTCGCTAAATTTATCGCTACTCTTAAATGCACTTCAATTATCGGCGGGGGAGATACTGCTGCTGCAGTTGCTAAGTTTAAAGTTGATGATAAAATGTCTCATGTTTCAACCGGCGGAGGCGCAAGCCTTGAATTCTTAGAGGGCAAGGTTCTTCCCGGGGTCGCGGCACTTACGGAGAAATAA
- a CDS encoding exosortase/archaeosortase family protein, protein MINLNYIIWALIATLYAPTFYFLYRSGWEYIDYTHAYFILPVSLGLIWYKRAYLKKAFDKSIPTVVSKTGLALFIASAALFIIGYRNGFNFIATFSLIPLLFGLSLYLYGRKVTRALVFPFSYLFLLVPIPSGILDSITVPMRYGISVLTEIILKTFNYPITREGLLLKLRSHEIYMGAPCSGFRSLITMISLGLVYVYLSKNNRKNKILLLSSIIPFALIGNLIRVVSMCLVTFYFGDSIGQKYHDISGYMIFVFLILGLVGLEALLNKRK, encoded by the coding sequence ATGATAAATCTTAACTATATAATCTGGGCACTTATCGCAACCCTATATGCCCCAACATTCTACTTCCTTTATCGTTCAGGCTGGGAATATATTGACTATACCCATGCTTATTTCATTTTACCTGTCTCTTTAGGGCTTATTTGGTATAAGCGGGCTTACCTAAAGAAAGCTTTTGATAAATCAATCCCTACTGTTGTTTCAAAAACAGGCCTGGCGCTTTTTATTGCTTCAGCTGCGCTCTTTATTATTGGCTATAGAAATGGTTTTAATTTTATTGCTACATTCTCCCTCATACCTCTTTTATTCGGCTTATCACTTTATTTATATGGCAGAAAAGTAACCAGAGCCTTAGTTTTTCCTTTTTCCTACCTTTTCTTGCTTGTTCCTATTCCAAGCGGGATATTAGACAGTATTACTGTTCCCATGAGATACGGAATTTCAGTTCTCACCGAAATTATACTTAAAACATTTAACTATCCAATAACCAGAGAGGGCTTGCTTTTAAAACTACGAAGCCATGAAATTTATATGGGCGCTCCTTGCAGCGGGTTCCGATCGCTTATCACAATGATTTCTTTAGGGCTTGTATACGTATATTTAAGCAAGAATAACCGGAAAAATAAGATTCTTCTCTTATCATCAATTATTCCGTTTGCTTTAATCGGAAATCTCATAAGAGTAGTCTCAATGTGTTTGGTAACTTTTTATTTTGGCGATTCAATTGGCCAAAAATACCATGACATAAGCGGATATATGATTTTTGTTTTCCTTATTCTTGGTTTAGTCGGTTTGGAAGCATTACTTAATAAACGAAAATGA
- a CDS encoding EpsI family protein encodes MKNKKEILVIAVLLFSVAVSFGIPKPKYESLNILSKIDVPWRTNYWISQDVSNKFDTRDQRYNFIGNIFGRAYVNRLGERLLFLILDAGNFHNPKVCFGGSGYKISDFADTQLKVGNKVFVAKTLYVQKESENTLLVYWICIDKKIVNWGGQKILEFWNTLLNKKKAGLMLRLEIPTTEGNIPNAQRLANEFLNEIASNIKPDQAEYLFGK; translated from the coding sequence ATGAAAAATAAAAAAGAAATTCTAGTTATAGCAGTTCTTTTATTCTCCGTCGCTGTAAGCTTCGGGATTCCAAAACCAAAATACGAAAGCCTTAATATATTATCAAAAATTGACGTGCCATGGAGAACCAATTACTGGATTAGCCAAGACGTATCAAATAAATTTGACACTCGGGACCAGCGATATAACTTTATCGGTAATATCTTCGGCCGCGCTTACGTTAACAGGTTAGGCGAGAGATTGCTTTTCTTAATCTTAGATGCGGGGAATTTCCATAATCCAAAGGTTTGCTTTGGAGGTTCAGGATATAAAATTAGTGACTTCGCTGACACTCAACTAAAAGTTGGAAACAAGGTTTTTGTAGCTAAAACACTTTATGTTCAAAAAGAATCAGAAAATACGCTACTTGTTTACTGGATCTGCATTGATAAAAAGATTGTAAACTGGGGTGGACAAAAGATACTTGAATTCTGGAATACATTATTGAATAAAAAGAAAGCGGGATTAATGCTGCGGCTTGAAATCCCTACAACCGAAGGAAACATTCCAAACGCTCAAAGACTTGCCAATGAATTCCTCAACGAAATCGCTTCAAACATCAAACCCGACCAAGCCGAATACCTCTTTGGTAAATAG
- a CDS encoding GIY-YIG nuclease family protein, with translation MDKSYYVYIMASGKKGTLYTGVTNNLLLRVYEHKNDIIEGFTKKYRVHDLVYYEIAEDINSAIIREKCIKKWKRVWKIELIEKRNSHWRDLYKDIA, from the coding sequence ATGGATAAAAGTTATTATGTATATATTATGGCAAGCGGAAAGAAAGGTACGTTATATACTGGGGTTACTAATAATTTGTTGTTAAGGGTATACGAACATAAAAATGATATTATTGAAGGATTTACTAAAAAATATCGTGTCCACGATTTAGTTTACTATGAAATAGCGGAAGATATCAATAGTGCGATTATTCGTGAGAAATGTATAAAAAAGTGGAAAAGAGTTTGGAAGATTGAGTTGATTGAGAAAAGAAATTCCCATTGGAGAGATTTATATAAGGATATAGCGTAG
- a CDS encoding ORF6N domain-containing protein, whose protein sequence is MGKELIVEAVAAKILVIRGKKVMLDRDLAELYGIGTKVLNQSVKRNRNRFPGDFMFSLSEKEKNELVTNCDRFKLLKHSSSTPYVFTQEGVAMLSSVLNSERAVQVNIAIMRAFVRIRELLLTHKELAEKLEELERKYQLHETDIQVIFEAIKKLLEPPPEPPKPRFGLN, encoded by the coding sequence ATGGGAAAAGAATTGATTGTTGAGGCAGTAGCTGCGAAGATTTTAGTGATAAGAGGTAAAAAGGTTATGCTGGATAGAGACTTGGCGGAGTTGTATGGGATTGGAACAAAGGTATTGAATCAATCAGTAAAGAGAAATCGTAATCGTTTCCCAGGAGATTTTATGTTTAGTTTATCAGAAAAAGAGAAAAACGAACTGGTCACAAATTGTGACCGGTTTAAGCTATTAAAACATTCTTCAAGCACACCGTATGTTTTTACTCAAGAAGGAGTAGCGATGCTTTCAAGTGTTCTTAATTCTGAAAGAGCGGTTCAGGTTAATATCGCTATAATGCGGGCTTTTGTAAGAATTCGAGAGTTGCTTCTTACGCATAAAGAATTAGCAGAGAAGTTGGAAGAATTAGAAAGAAAGTATCAGCTGCACGAAACAGATATCCAAGTAATCTTTGAAGCAATAAAGAAGCTGCTTGAGCCACCACCTGAGCCACCTAAGCCAAGGTTTGGGTTAAATTAA
- a CDS encoding choice-of-anchor N protein — translation MKKLFLTLVCLFFVAGSAWATPPDNNGGKAKIWLSIPGAEEVGISSDPWLEESDLTHNPSFTLNFQNTADATIFDAHLVLSIPGTSSPTEPWKLTVNTTPYYYSSFTNTGSHTYLPPHSIFWPEGTAKWTEYTIGDVAAGTTIGIPVSITDFINSGLKFHFDAYGSSDENNQNGWYFNPPSHDANVVTTPEPISSALFLLGSGALAVGSRIKRKKA, via the coding sequence ATGAAAAAACTATTTTTAACGCTTGTATGTTTGTTTTTTGTTGCTGGTTCAGCTTGGGCAACTCCTCCTGATAATAACGGTGGTAAGGCTAAGATTTGGTTAAGTATTCCGGGAGCTGAGGAAGTCGGTATTTCAAGTGACCCTTGGCTAGAAGAAAGTGACCTAACTCATAATCCGAGTTTTACTCTAAATTTCCAGAATACTGCCGACGCTACTATTTTTGATGCACATCTTGTTTTGTCTATTCCGGGGACTTCATCTCCAACAGAGCCTTGGAAATTAACTGTTAATACCACACCATATTATTATTCCAGCTTTACTAATACAGGAAGTCACACTTATTTGCCTCCACATAGTATCTTTTGGCCAGAGGGGACAGCAAAATGGACAGAATATACCATTGGTGATGTAGCTGCTGGTACAACGATTGGAATACCGGTTTCAATCACCGATTTCATTAATTCAGGTTTAAAATTCCATTTTGATGCTTATGGAAGCTCTGATGAAAATAATCAAAACGGCTGGTATTTTAATCCACCTTCACATGATGCAAATGTAGTAACAACTCCAGAGCCAATTAGCTCGGCGTTGTTTTTGTTAGGTAGTGGAGCTTTAGCTGTAGGTTCACGTATTAAAAGAAAGAAAGCTTAA
- a CDS encoding PEP-CTERM sorting domain-containing protein, protein MKFKLFLVALISLVVFTPVYASTVTLSGDVVVDRQFTVWINDTDANFLNAQLITGGSSANPDPDSAQTHFSTQLTPGHDYYLTVLGAATITNLAGFIGDFTLSGSGFKFANGTQYLLSNATDWTVRLEQFDFHNFGVIDELAYDGQGYGGKWNIDYPNIDNNAKWIWTNGGNDLYCQRFFTTKITATPEPISSALFLLGGAALVGLRKRRGVR, encoded by the coding sequence ATGAAATTTAAATTATTTTTAGTTGCATTGATTTCCCTCGTCGTATTTACTCCAGTTTATGCTTCTACAGTAACATTATCAGGGGATGTAGTTGTTGATAGGCAATTTACCGTCTGGATTAATGATACGGATGCCAATTTCTTGAATGCTCAATTAATAACCGGCGGTTCAAGCGCTAATCCCGATCCTGATTCCGCTCAAACTCATTTCAGCACACAGCTTACTCCGGGACACGATTATTATTTGACTGTTTTGGGTGCTGCTACTATAACTAATTTAGCTGGCTTTATTGGCGATTTTACATTGTCTGGCAGCGGGTTTAAGTTTGCAAATGGAACGCAATATTTATTGTCCAACGCAACTGATTGGACAGTGCGCCTTGAGCAATTTGATTTTCATAATTTTGGAGTTATAGATGAGCTTGCCTATGATGGGCAGGGTTATGGTGGAAAATGGAACATAGATTATCCTAATATTGATAATAATGCTAAATGGATTTGGACAAATGGCGGAAATGATTTATATTGCCAGAGATTTTTTACGACTAAAATTACCGCAACTCCTGAACCGATTAGCAGTGCGTTGTTTTTGTTAGGCGGAGCCGCATTAGTTGGATTAAGAAAACGAAGAGGTGTAAGATGA
- a CDS encoding PEP-CTERM sorting domain-containing protein (PEP-CTERM proteins occur, often in large numbers, in the proteomes of bacteria that also encode an exosortase, a predicted intramembrane cysteine proteinase. The presence of a PEP-CTERM domain at a protein's C-terminus predicts cleavage within the sorting domain, followed by covalent anchoring to some some component of the (usually Gram-negative) cell surface. Many PEP-CTERM proteins exhibit an unusual sequence composition that includes large numbers of potential glycosylation sites. Expression of one such protein has been shown restore the ability of a bacterium to form floc, a type of biofilm.) gives MKRFVFGLILCGLFVLPATAMATSGWSDDFNDNLFNSAVWEDGFYGGSTPERLYSVDQNGHFEFVNPSGYENGWSKTYETALSLIRSQSSFGLDNNFSARTDFHFNPLTTKDSDLWMGLAFWPSDLESPAYIFCAGPEVNKGQTTFANYILEGGSGNGYLYPRLGSETDGTIWYDYDASGSGTLTMRITDLSGNTIVDQEGDLVQDTVTDFKVQYPDITDFKILLAAETFGAGFGLEGGTSKAYFDNFNVSVTPEPVSSALFLLGSGLFAARKLRKRKQG, from the coding sequence GTGAAAAGATTTGTTTTTGGTTTAATATTGTGCGGTTTATTTGTTTTACCTGCAACGGCAATGGCAACAAGCGGCTGGTCGGATGATTTTAATGATAATCTCTTTAATTCCGCGGTTTGGGAGGATGGTTTTTACGGCGGGAGCACACCTGAGAGATTGTATTCTGTTGATCAAAATGGACATTTTGAATTCGTCAATCCTTCGGGCTATGAAAATGGCTGGAGCAAGACATACGAGACTGCTTTGTCATTGATAAGGTCTCAGTCTTCATTTGGATTAGATAATAATTTCTCGGCAAGAACTGATTTTCATTTTAACCCCTTGACAACCAAAGATAGCGATTTGTGGATGGGGCTGGCATTTTGGCCGAGTGATTTAGAAAGTCCTGCATATATTTTCTGCGCCGGGCCAGAAGTAAATAAAGGCCAGACTACATTTGCTAATTATATTTTAGAAGGTGGAAGCGGAAATGGTTATCTTTATCCCAGATTAGGAAGTGAAACGGATGGCACTATTTGGTATGATTATGATGCTTCTGGAAGTGGAACTTTAACAATGAGGATTACTGATCTTTCGGGGAATACTATTGTTGATCAAGAAGGTGATTTGGTCCAAGATACAGTAACTGATTTTAAGGTGCAATATCCGGATATAACTGACTTTAAGATTTTACTTGCCGCAGAAACTTTCGGCGCAGGTTTTGGTTTGGAAGGTGGAACAAGTAAAGCTTATTTTGATAATTTTAATGTTTCAGTTACTCCCGAGCCGGTAAGCAGTGCGTTATTTTTATTGGGAAGCGGATTGTTTGCAGCGCGTAAATTACGAAAAAGAAAACAAGGATAA
- a CDS encoding ORF6N domain-containing protein, which produces MTKDIVSAEVVATKILFIRGRKVMLDRDLAELYGVSVKRLNEQVKRNAKRFPADFMFQLNKEEVGVSRSQIATLNEHIEDKEVITITRGRNIKYLPYVFTEQGVAMLSTVLNSDKAIQVNIAIMRAFVKLREFLLTHKELAQKLEELERKYNLHEKDVQMILEVIKQLMTTSSVPEKPKIGFHS; this is translated from the coding sequence ATGACAAAAGACATAGTTAGTGCAGAGGTGGTGGCGACAAAGATTCTGTTTATACGAGGAAGAAAAGTGATGCTGGATAGGGACTTGGCGGAGTTGTATGGGGTGTCGGTAAAAAGACTTAATGAGCAGGTAAAAAGAAATGCAAAAAGATTCCCAGCAGATTTTATGTTCCAGTTGAATAAAGAGGAGGTAGGAGTTTCAAGGTCGCAAATTGCGACCTTGAACGAACATATTGAAGATAAAGAAGTTATTACAATAACAAGAGGGAGAAATATCAAATATCTTCCTTATGTATTTACTGAGCAGGGTGTGGCAATGCTTTCTACTGTATTAAATTCAGATAAGGCTATTCAGGTTAATATTGCGATTATGCGTGCATTTGTTAAGCTGCGGGAGTTTTTATTGACACACAAAGAATTAGCGCAAAAGCTTGAAGAACTAGAGAGAAAGTATAACTTACACGAGAAAGATGTTCAGATGATACTCGAGGTTATCAAGCAGCTTATGACTACGTCTTCGGTACCAGAGAAGCCTAAGATAGGGTTTCATTCTTGA
- a CDS encoding WecB/TagA/CpsF family glycosyltransferase, whose amino-acid sequence MKIDICGAKIDNVTFIEAIEESISLSFCKDKYHFIVTPNVDHLMQLQRDSDLKMVYDNAALVLTDGMPIIWLSKFLGKGIKEKISGSDLLPKLCEVASDKGLRIFFLGGRLGSVESVEKAFKNRYRGINIVRAHCPSFGFEKDEVENRQVIELIKEVQPDILFVGLGTPKQEKWIYRYRDEYKVPLSIGIGASFDFEAGVVKRAPLWMRKVGFEWFWRILMEPKRLWKRYLIDDMQFFWLVLKQKVGKK is encoded by the coding sequence ATGAAAATAGATATCTGTGGAGCAAAAATAGATAATGTTACTTTTATTGAGGCCATAGAGGAAAGTATTAGTTTATCTTTTTGTAAAGATAAGTATCATTTTATTGTAACTCCTAATGTTGATCATTTAATGCAGTTGCAGAGAGATTCTGATTTAAAAATGGTTTACGATAATGCTGCATTGGTTTTGACTGACGGAATGCCGATTATTTGGCTATCTAAATTTCTTGGGAAAGGAATAAAAGAGAAGATATCCGGTTCAGATCTTTTACCAAAATTATGCGAAGTAGCAAGCGATAAAGGACTGAGAATTTTCTTTTTAGGTGGCAGGCTGGGATCAGTTGAAAGCGTGGAGAAGGCTTTTAAGAATAGATACCGTGGGATAAATATTGTAAGAGCGCATTGTCCATCTTTTGGGTTTGAAAAAGATGAAGTCGAGAATAGGCAAGTTATTGAATTGATTAAAGAGGTTCAACCGGATATTTTATTTGTAGGTTTAGGGACTCCTAAGCAAGAAAAATGGATTTATAGGTATAGAGATGAATACAAAGTTCCTTTGTCGATAGGGATAGGAGCGAGTTTTGATTTTGAGGCAGGAGTTGTTAAAAGGGCTCCTTTGTGGATGAGGAAAGTTGGTTTTGAGTGGTTTTGGCGTATTCTTATGGAGCCTAAAAGGCTTTGGAAACGATATTTAATTGATGATATGCAGTTTTTTTGGTTGGTGTTGAAGCAGAAGGTTGGGAAGAAATAG
- a CDS encoding WecB/TagA/CpsF family glycosyltransferase — MMVKFILLNCNILHFSEAIDSVMNFIKLKKRSTVFFLNSDCVYKSFTDNEYINVLNNADMVLPDGVGLRLIIWFFGKKMLDNCNGTDFCPVLMEKLTEFRYKIFFLGGKEGVAKKAADNMRKKIPNITIVGTHSGYFKDDNQVIEKINSSGADVLFVAMGVPLQEKWIARNREHLNPRLCLGVGALLDFLSGTIPRAPKFMRLIHLEWLWRIIIEPKRMFKRYIIDGFKLFILVIKYKFSRN; from the coding sequence ATGATGGTAAAATTTATTTTGCTAAATTGCAATATTTTACATTTTTCGGAAGCCATTGATTCGGTGATGAATTTCATAAAGCTGAAAAAAAGGTCAACCGTTTTCTTTTTGAATTCAGATTGTGTTTATAAATCTTTTACAGATAATGAGTATATTAATGTGCTTAATAACGCTGACATGGTTCTCCCTGATGGCGTAGGTTTACGACTTATCATTTGGTTTTTTGGCAAGAAAATGCTGGATAATTGTAATGGAACAGATTTCTGTCCAGTTTTAATGGAAAAATTAACCGAATTTAGATATAAAATTTTCTTCCTTGGTGGTAAGGAAGGGGTTGCAAAAAAAGCAGCAGACAATATGCGTAAGAAAATTCCCAATATTACCATTGTTGGGACTCATTCAGGATATTTTAAGGATGATAATCAAGTTATTGAGAAGATAAATTCTTCTGGAGCAGATGTTCTCTTTGTTGCTATGGGTGTACCATTGCAAGAGAAATGGATTGCAAGAAATAGAGAACATTTAAATCCTAGATTATGTTTAGGTGTGGGTGCATTATTGGATTTTTTGTCTGGAACCATCCCACGTGCTCCCAAATTCATGCGTTTGATACACCTCGAATGGCTGTGGCGCATAATTATTGAACCTAAAAGGATGTTTAAGCGATATATTATTGATGGATTTAAGTTATTTATTTTAGTTATTAAATACAAATTTAGTAGAAATTAA
- a CDS encoding acyltransferase has protein sequence MKNKFDHSPETEYLWNINVLKFLLIICIVLIHSNNFKIRFSDVTYSFQQDYWLLYLVALITNTVVRAAVPVFFIISGLLFFRNYLTKDDYFRKLRSRVSTIIVPLVFWNSIILIFLYFCNKTPCLSNFFTQGHWKLPDANIFSIINAILGITRWPFVSQFWFLRDLFLCVLIAPILQYLLKNFSRITLIILGILWLSRVAIPFRLFLSGFGHFTPLFFFAVGGYLTISKFDFKKILRFKKQILFLSVVSALFEAHLIAIFGKFGFSRILHNLFVIIWVLFFLNLMNSGLKDVGLLRKLSFFSFFIFATHEPIMTIMRKLLFRLYLPTCSLDLFLLFCLNIIFTISICLIFGFLIQKFSPKFFKFISGWRT, from the coding sequence ATGAAAAATAAATTTGATCATTCACCCGAGACTGAATATTTATGGAATATAAATGTTTTGAAGTTTTTACTTATTATTTGTATAGTGTTAATTCATTCTAACAATTTTAAAATTAGATTTTCTGATGTTACATATTCGTTTCAACAAGATTATTGGCTTTTATATTTGGTTGCGTTAATAACTAATACTGTAGTTAGGGCTGCAGTTCCAGTTTTCTTTATTATTTCAGGGTTACTTTTTTTTAGAAATTATTTAACAAAAGATGATTATTTTAGAAAGCTTAGATCACGCGTTTCTACCATTATAGTTCCTTTAGTATTCTGGAACTCGATTATCCTTATTTTTCTTTATTTTTGCAATAAAACACCATGCCTCAGTAATTTTTTTACTCAAGGTCATTGGAAGCTACCGGATGCAAATATATTTTCTATTATAAATGCTATTCTTGGTATTACTAGATGGCCGTTTGTTTCCCAATTCTGGTTTCTTAGGGATTTATTCTTGTGTGTATTAATTGCTCCTATTCTACAGTACTTATTAAAGAATTTCTCTAGGATTACACTTATTATTCTAGGAATACTATGGTTATCGAGAGTGGCTATTCCTTTTAGATTGTTTCTTAGTGGTTTTGGGCATTTTACGCCACTATTTTTTTTCGCGGTAGGAGGTTATTTAACTATAAGCAAATTCGATTTTAAAAAAATTCTAAGGTTTAAGAAACAGATATTGTTTTTAAGTGTTGTTTCTGCTTTGTTTGAGGCTCATTTAATAGCAATTTTTGGTAAGTTTGGTTTTAGCCGAATCTTACATAATTTGTTTGTTATAATTTGGGTTCTTTTTTTCTTGAATTTGATGAATAGTGGGTTGAAAGACGTTGGCCTATTGAGAAAACTTTCGTTTTTTTCATTTTTTATATTTGCTACACATGAACCAATCATGACAATAATGCGCAAGCTTTTATTTAGATTATACTTACCTACTTGTAGTTTAGATTTATTTTTATTGTTTTGTTTAAACATAATTTTTACAATATCTATTTGTTTGATTTTTGGATTTTTAATCCAAAAATTCTCTCCAAAGTTTTTTAAATTTATTTCAGGATGGCGAACATAA
- a CDS encoding glycosyltransferase family 4 protein, with translation MRFPQLNNRNIVTVIHPADPLGPKVGGVESFIKGIIKYAPSNFTFFYIGVTSDNNIRKVRILQKIELDGKSIYFYPLFIEENENIKSLVPLSLRFTLFLLFHLKLIPKSVLFFNRIEPAILFLKWKSKKVFVIHNDMLKQLKKGNSEVLWSNFPKLYYFLESIILDKFNFIFSVNINSLNFYNKRYPKLKNKMKFIPTWVDSKVFFPLNVEKSELIKNRLEKEFKIITSNGPWVLFVGRLQLQKAPMKLVETFLEFREKNDNAVLIIVGDGNLRGQLECYVDKHNLRNCVYLLGNLTQMIVADFYRASDVFVLTSNFEGMPISVLEALGSGLPVVSTCVGEVERVITAGFSGEIAYSGTVEELTNSINKVVINRERYSKVNCVSSIAEFVPEKVLNDLYEKLNN, from the coding sequence ATGAGATTTCCGCAATTAAATAATAGAAATATTGTTACAGTTATTCATCCTGCTGACCCTTTGGGTCCTAAGGTTGGTGGGGTTGAGTCTTTTATTAAAGGCATAATAAAATATGCACCATCGAATTTTACGTTTTTTTACATTGGTGTTACTTCAGATAATAATATACGAAAAGTTAGGATTCTACAAAAAATTGAGCTTGATGGTAAAAGTATTTATTTTTATCCATTATTTATTGAAGAAAACGAAAATATTAAATCATTAGTTCCTTTGTCATTACGTTTTACTCTTTTTCTACTTTTCCATTTAAAGCTTATTCCAAAATCGGTATTATTCTTTAATAGAATTGAACCAGCAATTTTATTTTTGAAATGGAAGTCAAAAAAAGTTTTTGTTATCCATAATGATATGTTAAAGCAACTTAAAAAAGGCAATAGTGAGGTTTTGTGGAGTAATTTTCCTAAACTTTATTACTTTTTGGAAAGTATAATTTTAGATAAGTTTAATTTCATTTTTTCAGTTAATATAAATAGTTTAAACTTCTATAATAAACGATACCCTAAACTAAAGAATAAAATGAAATTTATTCCTACTTGGGTAGATAGTAAAGTATTTTTTCCATTGAACGTTGAAAAAAGCGAATTAATAAAGAACCGTTTGGAAAAGGAGTTTAAAATTATAACTAGTAATGGTCCTTGGGTTTTATTTGTTGGTAGGCTTCAGCTTCAAAAGGCCCCTATGAAATTGGTAGAAACCTTCCTTGAATTTAGAGAAAAAAATGATAATGCAGTACTTATTATAGTAGGAGATGGAAATTTACGTGGTCAATTAGAGTGCTACGTTGATAAGCATAATTTAAGAAACTGTGTTTATTTACTAGGAAATTTGACGCAAATGATTGTTGCGGATTTTTATAGGGCTTCCGATGTTTTTGTCTTAACAAGTAACTTTGAAGGTATGCCAATTAGTGTTTTAGAGGCATTAGGTTCTGGGTTACCAGTAGTCTCAACTTGCGTAGGAGAGGTCGAGAGAGTAATAACAGCGGGTTTCTCAGGAGAGATTGCTTATTCAGGGACTGTTGAAGAATTGACAAATAGTATTAATAAAGTAGTGATAAATAGAGAAAGGTATTCGAAAGTGAATTGTGTGTCTTCAATTGCTGAATTTGTTCCAGAAAAAGTTTTGAATGACTTATATGAAAAGCTAAATAATTAA